A genomic region of Granulicella sp. L56 contains the following coding sequences:
- a CDS encoding DJ-1/PfpI family protein: protein MADISSSRHLHLGAFIFPRMDQIDFTGPFEVLSQVPNSTFHVIGRDKEPIRDINGLILTPEESFADAPQLDVLVVPGGYGQQDLMNDEAVLSFIRRQAAGAEYVFSVCTGALLCGAAGLLRNVRSTTHWASFDLLPYFGAIPVDSRVVVDGKHVSAAGVTAGIDGALTVAALLRGDFAAQQIQLMIEYAPDPAFNSGTPKTAPPEVLKAAREQGREILAARLETAIRVARRLEIAI, encoded by the coding sequence TTGGCCGATATCTCCAGTAGCAGGCATCTTCATCTTGGCGCCTTCATCTTTCCGCGAATGGACCAGATCGATTTCACTGGTCCGTTTGAGGTGCTGTCGCAGGTCCCCAACTCGACCTTTCATGTGATTGGAAGGGACAAGGAGCCCATTCGAGACATCAATGGGCTGATTTTGACGCCGGAGGAGAGTTTTGCCGATGCGCCGCAACTTGATGTGCTGGTCGTTCCCGGCGGCTATGGCCAACAGGACCTGATGAATGATGAGGCTGTGCTCTCGTTTATTCGAAGGCAAGCTGCTGGGGCAGAGTATGTCTTCTCCGTCTGCACAGGTGCCTTGCTCTGCGGGGCGGCTGGATTGCTTAGGAACGTTCGCTCCACGACGCATTGGGCGTCCTTTGACTTGCTTCCCTACTTCGGTGCGATTCCGGTGGATTCTCGTGTCGTTGTCGATGGGAAGCACGTCAGCGCTGCCGGGGTAACCGCTGGAATTGATGGCGCACTTACGGTCGCGGCGCTGCTGCGCGGAGACTTTGCGGCCCAGCAGATTCAGCTCATGATCGAGTACGCGCCTGATCCTGCCTTCAACAGCGGTACTCCGAAGACCGCTCCGCCCGAGGTGCTGAAGGCCGCACGGGAACAGGGGCGGGAGATTCTGGCGGCGCGGCTTGAAACCGCGATTCGCGTGGCACGGCGGCTGGAGATTGCGATTTGA
- a CDS encoding methylmalonyl-CoA mutase: protein MPEPPKTSSGIPVDLVYGAGSLEGFDAAAELGDPGTFPYTRGIQPTMYRGRLWTMRQYAGMGDAEESNRRYKFLLANGTKGLSVAFDLPTQIGYDSDSTLALGEVGRVGVAIDSIEDMQRLLDGIPLDTISTSMTINATAAILLALYVTAARRAGADVKKLNGTVQNDILKEYIARGTYIYPVPQAMRLVTDIVAWAAVELPEWNTISISGYHMREAGCTAVQEVAFTLADGMTYVQAAIDAGLNLDTFAPRLSFFFNAHNNLLEEVAKFRAARRMWAHLMRDHFGAKNPRSWMLRFHTQTAGSTLTAQQPENNIVRTTLQALAAVLGGTQALHTNGFDEALALPTEQAARIALRTQQILAHESGVPHTVDPLAGSYYIESLTNEIEQRAKKYLATIAAFDRTGKYGMLRAIEQGYVQREIQTAAYAYQQAVDAGDAIVVGVNAFAAEQDAKVPIQRMDEALEARQVERVRALRLRRDASVHAAALRSVEDAARDGRNLMPQILNAVENSATVGEIADVLRVVFGEYRETVGI from the coding sequence ATGCCAGAACCGCCTAAAACTAGTTCCGGAATTCCTGTCGACCTTGTCTATGGAGCAGGGAGCCTTGAGGGCTTCGACGCGGCTGCCGAACTGGGCGATCCGGGGACGTTTCCATACACTCGCGGGATTCAGCCGACGATGTATCGCGGACGGCTGTGGACGATGCGGCAGTATGCCGGCATGGGCGATGCCGAGGAATCGAACCGGCGCTATAAATTTCTGCTGGCCAATGGGACTAAGGGGCTATCGGTCGCCTTCGACCTGCCGACGCAGATTGGATATGACTCGGACTCGACGCTGGCGCTCGGCGAAGTGGGCCGTGTAGGGGTTGCGATCGATTCGATCGAGGACATGCAGCGGCTCCTCGATGGGATTCCGCTGGATACGATTTCGACTTCGATGACGATCAATGCGACTGCGGCGATTCTGCTGGCACTCTATGTCACGGCGGCGCGACGGGCGGGCGCGGATGTAAAAAAACTGAATGGGACGGTGCAGAACGACATTCTGAAGGAGTACATCGCTCGCGGCACCTATATCTATCCGGTGCCCCAGGCGATGCGGCTGGTGACTGACATCGTTGCGTGGGCCGCGGTGGAGTTGCCTGAGTGGAATACGATCTCCATTTCCGGCTATCACATGCGCGAGGCAGGATGCACAGCCGTGCAGGAAGTAGCGTTTACGCTGGCCGACGGCATGACCTATGTGCAGGCTGCGATTGACGCCGGTCTGAATTTGGACACCTTTGCTCCACGGCTGAGTTTCTTCTTCAACGCGCACAACAATCTGCTGGAAGAGGTGGCGAAGTTTCGCGCGGCGCGGAGGATGTGGGCACACCTGATGCGCGATCATTTTGGCGCGAAGAATCCGCGAAGCTGGATGCTGCGGTTTCATACGCAGACCGCTGGATCGACGCTGACGGCACAGCAGCCGGAGAACAATATTGTTCGCACGACCTTGCAGGCTCTGGCCGCGGTGCTGGGTGGAACGCAGGCGCTGCATACGAACGGGTTTGACGAGGCGCTGGCTTTGCCGACCGAACAGGCCGCGCGCATTGCATTGCGAACGCAGCAGATACTGGCGCACGAGAGCGGCGTGCCGCACACAGTCGATCCGTTGGCAGGGTCGTATTACATAGAATCGCTGACCAATGAGATTGAACAGCGGGCGAAGAAATATCTGGCCACGATTGCCGCATTTGACCGTACAGGCAAGTATGGGATGCTGCGGGCCATCGAGCAGGGCTATGTGCAGCGGGAGATCCAGACTGCGGCATACGCTTATCAGCAGGCCGTCGATGCTGGGGATGCGATTGTTGTAGGGGTGAATGCGTTTGCCGCGGAACAAGATGCCAAGGTGCCGATTCAGCGGATGGATGAGGCGCTGGAAGCAAGGCAGGTGGAACGAGTGCGAGCGTTGCGGCTGCGGCGCGATGCGAGTGTTCATGCAGCAGCGCTGCGGAGCGTTGAGGATGCTGCCAGAGATGGTCGCAATCTCATGCCGCAGATATTGAATGCGGTGGAAAATTCTGCCACCGTCGGTGAAATTGCGGATGTGCTGCGAGTGGTATTTGGGGAGTACAGGGAAACCGTAGGGATTTAG
- a CDS encoding S41 family peptidase, whose amino-acid sequence MRILRSCITCTFFVLLLWVSSVSVAAQQAPKLDNADLDHVHVMLRQAYKDVKKNYYDPQFHDVDLDATYREYDTKLNSAHTMGESFRIIAAFLSHLHDSHVFFIPPSPVNRSVIGFHMEMVGDNCFITRVRPKTDANTKLHVGDRVLALDGYNVGRQDFSDLQYFLNVLAPASTEQLNVSDTSGVQRQELVHASYHSGKAVLDITGTGSSDNDLWNLIRQGEDDAYNSRDRIAAIGDVIVWKIPRFYIDPTHTNSVFSTAKNHKTLILDLRGNPGGSIETLKEVLSHLFDREVKLGDRISRKESKPEIAKGSRDAFTGKLIVLIDSQSASAAEILARVVQIEHRGTVIGDRSEGAVMEALHYPESIGTDTRIFYGFSITSANLIMTDGKSLEGTGVTPDEIMLLTASDLTESRDSVLSHAIELGGASISPSDAGKLFPFNWPDI is encoded by the coding sequence ATGCGAATCCTTCGTTCGTGTATTACCTGTACATTTTTTGTCTTACTTCTCTGGGTATCTTCTGTTTCCGTAGCCGCTCAACAAGCCCCAAAGCTAGACAACGCTGATCTCGACCATGTTCACGTCATGCTTAGGCAGGCGTATAAGGACGTAAAAAAAAATTACTACGATCCTCAATTTCATGACGTCGATCTCGATGCCACTTATCGTGAGTATGATACGAAACTCAATTCGGCCCATACGATGGGTGAATCATTTCGGATCATCGCCGCTTTTCTCTCCCATCTCCATGATTCCCATGTATTTTTTATTCCTCCATCGCCCGTTAACCGATCCGTGATTGGTTTTCATATGGAGATGGTGGGGGACAATTGCTTCATCACCCGGGTTCGTCCCAAGACGGATGCAAATACTAAACTCCATGTAGGGGATCGGGTTTTAGCTCTTGATGGGTATAACGTAGGTCGCCAGGATTTTTCCGATCTGCAATATTTCCTCAATGTTTTGGCCCCGGCCTCTACAGAACAACTGAACGTGTCAGATACCTCAGGCGTGCAGCGGCAAGAACTTGTTCATGCCAGCTACCATTCTGGCAAAGCAGTTCTTGACATAACGGGCACAGGCAGCAGTGATAATGACTTATGGAATCTCATACGACAAGGTGAGGATGATGCTTACAATAGCCGCGATAGAATAGCCGCGATCGGAGACGTGATTGTCTGGAAGATCCCGCGATTTTATATTGATCCGACACACACGAATTCAGTTTTTTCAACGGCGAAGAACCATAAGACTCTTATTCTCGACCTTCGCGGCAATCCTGGCGGCTCTATCGAAACCCTGAAAGAGGTGCTTTCTCATCTCTTCGACCGCGAGGTGAAGTTGGGAGACCGTATCTCACGCAAAGAATCAAAACCGGAGATTGCTAAAGGATCTCGCGACGCCTTCACCGGAAAGCTCATTGTCCTCATTGACAGCCAGTCGGCCTCTGCCGCCGAGATCCTCGCTCGTGTCGTTCAGATCGAGCACCGTGGCACTGTTATCGGAGATCGTTCGGAAGGGGCTGTGATGGAAGCATTGCACTACCCTGAATCCATAGGCACCGATACCAGGATCTTTTATGGATTCTCCATCACTTCAGCTAATCTCATCATGACCGACGGAAAGAGCCTCGAAGGCACAGGCGTCACTCCGGATGAGATTATGCTGCTCACGGCGTCGGACCTGACTGAAAGCAGGGATTCCGTCCTATCCCACGCCATCGAACTTGGAGGAGCGTCGATAAGCCCGTCGGATGCTGGCAAACTGTTTCCCTTCAACTGGCCCGATATCTAA
- the gcvT gene encoding glycine cleavage system aminomethyltransferase GcvT, translating into MAETGTLRKTALNATHQAAKAKMVDFGGWDMPVESSGLIAEHMAVRTAVGLFDVSHMGDIQLRGPGSLAAVQQLCMNDASKLAEGQAQYSAMLYPNGTFVDDVVVHKLSANDYLIVINAGTREKDVQWVRQTIGRMPGVHINDFSDYYTQLAIQGPRAAETLQKLTSTDLSTIKNYWFTWGQVCGLHNVMIARTGYTGEDGFEIYVPSDVPTSERVWNEMLAAGAEFGILPCGLGARNTLRLESAMALYGHEISDTINVLEAGLGRYAKLDKPEFVGRDALLEVQAAGGPRRKLVGLEMIERGIGRDGYQIFSLDGIKIGEITSGSPAPFLKKNIALAYVPVEFAALDTEVAVEIRGQRVKAKVVPTPFYKRPRK; encoded by the coding sequence ATGGCTGAGACAGGCACGCTTCGCAAAACGGCACTGAACGCCACGCATCAGGCGGCAAAGGCCAAGATGGTGGACTTCGGCGGATGGGACATGCCGGTGGAGTCTTCGGGCCTGATCGCCGAGCATATGGCGGTACGGACCGCAGTCGGCCTGTTCGATGTCTCGCACATGGGCGATATTCAACTGCGAGGGCCGGGATCGCTGGCTGCCGTGCAGCAGCTTTGCATGAACGATGCCTCGAAGCTGGCGGAAGGGCAGGCGCAATACTCGGCGATGCTTTATCCGAATGGAACCTTTGTCGACGACGTGGTCGTCCATAAGCTATCTGCCAACGACTACCTGATCGTCATCAATGCCGGGACGCGCGAGAAGGATGTGCAATGGGTTCGGCAGACGATTGGACGGATGCCTGGCGTGCACATCAACGACTTCAGCGACTACTACACGCAACTTGCCATACAAGGGCCGCGCGCCGCAGAGACGCTGCAAAAGCTGACCTCGACCGACCTGAGCACGATTAAAAATTACTGGTTTACCTGGGGACAGGTCTGTGGACTGCACAACGTGATGATTGCGCGGACCGGCTATACCGGTGAGGATGGATTCGAGATTTACGTTCCATCGGATGTTCCAACCAGCGAGCGGGTATGGAACGAGATGCTTGCTGCTGGAGCTGAATTCGGCATTCTGCCCTGCGGACTGGGAGCGCGGAACACGCTGCGGCTGGAGTCGGCGATGGCGCTGTATGGGCATGAGATCTCGGACACGATCAATGTGCTGGAGGCTGGTCTGGGGCGCTATGCGAAGCTCGACAAGCCGGAGTTCGTTGGCCGCGATGCGTTGCTGGAGGTTCAGGCTGCCGGTGGCCCCAGGCGCAAGCTGGTTGGGCTGGAGATGATCGAGCGTGGTATTGGGCGGGATGGTTATCAGATATTTTCTTTGGATGGCATCAAGATCGGCGAGATTACCAGCGGATCGCCTGCACCATTTCTGAAGAAAAATATTGCGCTGGCTTATGTGCCTGTGGAATTCGCAGCCCTGGACACGGAAGTTGCGGTGGAGATCCGCGGCCAAAGGGTAAAGGCAAAGGTAGTGCCTACACCTTTTTACAAACGGCCCAGAAAATAA
- a CDS encoding muconolactone Delta-isomerase family protein: MQFLVLTRRKTELFPAEAWTAKLLASESQRVRELYAEGTVRSIWRRKDMPGAAILLEAATEDEARAAVSSLPLAKQGMLEIAALTELEPYPGFGPR, translated from the coding sequence TTGCAATTTCTGGTTTTGACCCGACGTAAGACAGAGCTATTTCCTGCAGAGGCGTGGACTGCGAAACTGCTGGCGAGTGAATCGCAGCGCGTGCGCGAACTCTATGCGGAGGGCACCGTTCGCAGTATCTGGCGGCGGAAGGACATGCCGGGAGCGGCGATTTTATTGGAGGCAGCGACCGAGGACGAGGCACGTGCCGCCGTCTCGAGCCTGCCCCTGGCCAAGCAGGGAATGCTGGAGATTGCTGCCCTGACCGAGTTGGAGCCTTATCCCGGATTTGGTCCGCGCTAA
- the gcvH gene encoding glycine cleavage system protein GcvH produces the protein MAYPANYKYTKEHEWIEVDGAKGTVGITDYAQSSLGDIVFVDLPKVGDKVEAGKIFGSVESVKAVSDLYAPASGTVTSVNEDLANAPEKINVDANKTWMLRLDLTDGASADGLLSAADYEKFISEETGH, from the coding sequence ATGGCCTATCCTGCGAATTACAAGTACACCAAGGAACATGAGTGGATTGAAGTTGACGGCGCAAAGGGCACCGTCGGCATAACGGACTACGCGCAAAGCTCGCTGGGCGACATCGTCTTCGTCGATCTGCCGAAGGTGGGCGACAAGGTCGAGGCAGGCAAGATCTTCGGCTCGGTGGAATCGGTGAAGGCAGTCTCGGACCTGTACGCTCCGGCGTCGGGCACGGTGACGTCGGTGAACGAAGATCTGGCAAACGCTCCTGAGAAGATCAACGTCGATGCGAACAAGACGTGGATGTTGCGGCTGGATCTGACAGACGGAGCGTCGGCAGATGGCCTACTATCTGCTGCAGACTACGAAAAATTCATCAGCGAAGAGACCGGACACTAA
- the gcvPA gene encoding aminomethyl-transferring glycine dehydrogenase subunit GcvPA encodes MRYLPKSPADREEMLAEIGVASIDDLFSSIPAEYQLKRDLAIPRQHGESEILDRFRAFSESNATGYASFLGAGVYRHYRPVIIDSLVQRGEFLTSYTPYQPEIAQGTLQAMFEFQTMICELTGMEIANASMYDGSTGAAEAVMMAVRVTGRDGAVVARTVHPEYREVLSTYAQHQEIPVTEVGYASNGRVDLEALDEAITSDTACVLIQSPNFFGTIEDVTAIAEIAHKKGALLIVSIAEAVSLGIVKPPVEADIVSLEAQSLGVAVGYGGPYCGVIACKEKFLRQMPGRLIGETKDVNGKRGFVLTLSTREQHIRREKATSNICTNQALVALMTTIFLTVYGKQGMKELAEQNLAKAHYAQTALGSGAKVLFDGAPRFHEFVLDLPKSAEATNAVLLDQKIIGGLPLQKWYPELGPNASLWCATELTTRKQIDATATVLAGKKA; translated from the coding sequence ATGCGCTATCTGCCGAAGTCCCCTGCGGACCGCGAGGAGATGCTTGCCGAGATCGGCGTTGCGTCCATCGACGATCTGTTCTCAAGCATCCCTGCGGAATATCAGCTTAAGCGCGATCTTGCGATTCCCCGGCAGCATGGCGAGTCGGAGATTCTGGATCGCTTCCGTGCCTTTTCTGAAAGCAATGCGACGGGCTATGCCAGCTTTCTTGGTGCGGGCGTGTACCGGCATTACCGCCCCGTCATCATCGACTCGCTGGTGCAGCGCGGCGAATTTTTGACTAGCTACACCCCCTATCAGCCGGAGATTGCACAAGGCACGCTGCAAGCCATGTTCGAGTTCCAGACCATGATCTGCGAGCTGACCGGCATGGAGATCGCCAACGCTTCGATGTACGACGGATCGACCGGCGCAGCCGAGGCTGTGATGATGGCGGTGCGTGTGACCGGACGCGATGGCGCGGTGGTAGCGCGGACCGTGCATCCGGAATATCGCGAGGTGCTGTCGACCTATGCGCAGCATCAGGAGATTCCGGTCACTGAAGTTGGTTATGCGTCGAATGGGCGTGTGGATCTGGAAGCGCTTGATGAGGCGATTACAAGTGATACAGCGTGCGTGCTGATTCAGTCGCCGAACTTCTTCGGCACGATTGAGGATGTCACTGCTATCGCCGAGATCGCGCACAAGAAGGGCGCGCTGCTGATTGTGTCGATTGCCGAGGCAGTGTCGCTGGGCATTGTGAAACCGCCAGTCGAGGCCGATATTGTCTCGCTGGAGGCGCAGTCGCTGGGCGTTGCCGTGGGATATGGCGGCCCATACTGCGGCGTCATTGCGTGCAAGGAAAAGTTTCTGCGCCAGATGCCGGGACGGCTGATCGGCGAGACGAAAGACGTCAACGGCAAGCGCGGGTTCGTACTTACGTTGTCTACGCGCGAGCAGCACATTCGCCGTGAGAAGGCTACGTCGAATATCTGCACCAATCAGGCGTTGGTAGCGCTGATGACGACCATCTTCCTGACTGTCTATGGCAAGCAGGGGATGAAGGAACTGGCAGAACAAAATCTGGCGAAGGCTCACTATGCGCAGACAGCTTTAGGTTCCGGTGCGAAGGTGTTGTTCGATGGTGCGCCGCGCTTTCATGAGTTTGTGCTCGATCTCCCAAAGAGTGCGGAGGCTACGAACGCTGTGCTGCTCGATCAAAAAATTATTGGCGGACTGCCATTGCAGAAGTGGTATCCGGAGCTTGGGCCGAATGCTTCGCTGTGGTGTGCAACCGAATTGACGACGCGAAAACAGATTGACGCTACGGCAACAGTGCTCGCGGGCAAGAAGGCTTAA
- the gcvPB gene encoding aminomethyl-transferring glycine dehydrogenase subunit GcvPB — protein MADEKFVGTPKKATTHVNQNEDLIFEKSSPGKKAYRLAELDVPAVDAASLLGASARTDLGVMPELSEIEIIRHFTRLSTWNYAIDLGMYPLGSCTMKYNPRVNEAVARLEGIAEAHPYQPESLSQGCLGIMKLLQDCLIEITGMDAITLQPAAGAHGEFTGILLVRAYHESKGNPRKKILIPDSAHGTNPATAAVCGYEVANLKSNAQGMVDIAELERMVDEDTAALMLTNPSTIGVFESEIHKIADILHAKGALLYMDGANMNALVGKTRPGDFGVDVMHLNLHKTFSTPHGGGGPGSGPVACKKILEPFLPTPVVVTRDNGTLGLEYDRPQTVGRVRMFYGNFGMFVRALAYILANGPDGLRQTTEDAVLNANYIRAKLEGTFELPYKTPSLHEVVFSDRLQAKNGVKTGDMGKRLIDYGFHAYTVSFPMIVAGAMMIEPTESESREELDLLIDALKQIAREAEENPELVQTAPHTTRVQRLDETTAARKPVLRWKGPVASSPLVADTAAKEW, from the coding sequence ATGGCAGATGAAAAATTCGTAGGCACGCCGAAGAAGGCAACAACGCACGTCAATCAGAACGAGGACCTCATCTTTGAGAAGTCTTCCCCTGGCAAGAAGGCCTATCGGCTTGCCGAGCTGGATGTGCCGGCGGTGGACGCTGCTTCCCTGCTGGGTGCGTCGGCGCGGACTGATCTGGGTGTGATGCCGGAGCTGAGCGAGATCGAAATTATTCGCCACTTCACGCGGCTTTCGACGTGGAACTATGCAATCGACCTTGGGATGTATCCGCTGGGGAGCTGCACCATGAAGTACAACCCCCGCGTGAATGAAGCAGTGGCGCGGCTGGAAGGAATTGCAGAGGCGCATCCTTATCAACCGGAATCGCTGTCGCAGGGCTGCCTTGGCATCATGAAGCTGTTGCAGGACTGCCTGATCGAGATCACCGGCATGGACGCGATTACGTTGCAACCGGCCGCGGGCGCGCATGGCGAGTTTACCGGCATTCTGCTGGTCCGGGCTTATCACGAGTCGAAGGGCAATCCTCGGAAGAAGATCCTCATTCCTGATTCGGCGCATGGAACGAACCCTGCTACCGCTGCGGTTTGCGGATATGAAGTTGCCAATCTGAAGTCGAATGCTCAGGGCATGGTCGATATCGCCGAGCTTGAGCGCATGGTCGATGAGGACACTGCGGCGTTGATGCTGACCAATCCTTCGACCATCGGCGTCTTCGAGAGCGAGATTCACAAGATCGCCGACATCCTCCACGCCAAGGGCGCGCTGCTTTATATGGATGGCGCGAACATGAATGCGCTGGTCGGTAAGACGCGACCAGGTGATTTCGGCGTCGATGTGATGCACCTGAATCTGCACAAGACTTTTTCCACGCCGCATGGTGGGGGTGGGCCGGGATCGGGGCCGGTGGCCTGCAAGAAGATTCTGGAGCCGTTCCTGCCGACACCGGTTGTGGTTACTCGCGACAATGGAACTCTGGGGCTGGAGTATGACCGTCCGCAGACTGTCGGGCGGGTGCGAATGTTCTACGGCAACTTCGGAATGTTCGTGCGCGCGCTTGCCTACATTCTTGCCAATGGGCCGGATGGGCTGCGACAGACGACCGAGGATGCGGTACTGAATGCTAACTACATCCGTGCGAAGCTTGAGGGTACGTTCGAGCTGCCCTACAAGACGCCTTCTCTGCATGAGGTTGTCTTCAGCGATAGATTGCAGGCTAAGAATGGCGTGAAGACCGGAGACATGGGCAAACGGCTCATCGACTATGGCTTCCATGCTTACACCGTTTCGTTTCCGATGATCGTCGCAGGCGCAATGATGATCGAGCCGACCGAGAGCGAGTCGCGCGAGGAGCTTGACCTGCTGATTGACGCGCTGAAGCAGATCGCGCGCGAGGCGGAGGAGAATCCCGAGTTGGTGCAGACGGCTCCGCATACGACGCGGGTGCAACGTCTCGACGAGACGACGGCTGCGCGCAAGCCGGTACTACGCTGGAAGGGGCCTGTGGCCTCGTCCCCTTTAGTGGCGGACACTGCCGCGAAGGAGTGGTAG
- a CDS encoding DUF2911 domain-containing protein gives MFFRSIATLACTALLATASLTAQMPDRMNDMPAPDSAKPLASPAAIAKVTLNGKQIVIHYNTPLMRGRKIMGELVPYGKVWRTGANPATTLITKANLKIGTLDVPAGTYTIYTLPNADQWLLIVNKQTGQWGTVYNENQDLGRTPMKGNTLPAPQEKMSISFEHTKGNSTELHVKWEKTDEFVNVTAE, from the coding sequence ATGTTCTTCCGCTCGATCGCAACCCTGGCTTGTACGGCCCTACTTGCTACCGCCAGCCTCACCGCTCAAATGCCGGATCGCATGAACGATATGCCAGCGCCGGATTCCGCCAAGCCGCTGGCCAGCCCAGCCGCCATCGCCAAAGTTACTCTCAACGGCAAGCAGATCGTCATCCACTACAACACCCCCTTGATGCGTGGCCGCAAGATTATGGGAGAGCTTGTTCCCTACGGCAAGGTCTGGCGTACCGGTGCCAATCCCGCAACAACCCTCATCACCAAAGCCAATCTGAAGATCGGAACCCTCGACGTTCCTGCCGGAACCTACACCATCTACACCCTGCCCAACGCGGATCAGTGGCTGCTCATCGTCAACAAGCAGACCGGCCAGTGGGGAACTGTCTATAACGAGAATCAGGATCTGGGGCGCACCCCAATGAAGGGCAACACCTTACCTGCTCCGCAGGAAAAGATGTCCATCTCCTTCGAGCACACCAAGGGAAACAGCACCGAGCTGCACGTCAAATGGGAGAAAACGGACGAATTCGTCAACGTCACTGCAGAGTAA
- a CDS encoding tetratricopeptide repeat protein — protein MLHQVLQAAVPVKQADAVCAKCHAEIFNKYLGTPMANASGSAMDHLIPGDFTSVTSGTKYRIHAEDSAAWLDYDDPQSPPAKGRMRLDYFLGSGHLGITYLYSLDKYLLESPVAYYTSANGYDMKPGFDGLREMPSAIPMEAGCLRCHMSGVRHSDPGSENHYSEEPFLYGGITCESCHGDTKAHVLSAGKMAVLNPAKLDADRRDSICMSCHLEGDVSVEKKGRSVVDFKPGEPISRYLSYFVYASAGATARGVSEVEQFDTSMCKRASGSKMSCTNCHDPHYTPLAAERAAFYRGKCLACHNQAAFVKEHHPENLDCTSCHMPRSKAQNIPHVAWTDHRILRQPKMDLADVNPAHPDNLVPIFSPSATPRDTALAYYAAAMEGHTDDRERAYTMLTAAHQNDPDDVQVLRSLGLLAGMSGDTQLAGSLFRNVLKLSPTDQTAASDLAVLEAKTGDLQGALGLLQPVFNRNQDSLGLAMNLAAVECLLGDGTAARSTIETALKYNPGSRELTNRLKQTSSCAVARPK, from the coding sequence ATGTTGCATCAGGTTTTGCAGGCAGCGGTGCCTGTGAAGCAGGCTGATGCGGTCTGTGCCAAGTGCCACGCCGAGATATTCAACAAGTACCTCGGTACGCCGATGGCAAATGCGAGTGGTTCGGCGATGGATCACCTGATCCCGGGCGACTTCACCAGCGTAACTTCCGGCACGAAATATCGCATCCATGCGGAAGACAGCGCCGCATGGCTGGACTACGATGACCCGCAGAGTCCTCCGGCAAAGGGCCGCATGAGGCTCGACTACTTTTTAGGCTCGGGACATTTAGGCATCACCTATCTTTACTCGCTCGACAAGTATCTGCTGGAGTCTCCGGTGGCGTACTACACCAGCGCAAACGGCTATGACATGAAGCCGGGCTTTGACGGTCTGCGCGAGATGCCGTCAGCGATTCCAATGGAAGCAGGGTGTCTGCGCTGCCACATGAGCGGTGTCCGGCACAGCGATCCTGGTAGCGAGAACCACTACTCCGAAGAGCCGTTTCTCTACGGCGGCATTACCTGCGAGAGCTGCCATGGGGACACGAAAGCCCATGTGCTGAGCGCCGGCAAGATGGCTGTTCTCAATCCAGCCAAGCTCGATGCCGACCGCCGCGACTCCATCTGCATGAGCTGTCACCTTGAGGGCGATGTCTCCGTAGAAAAAAAAGGACGCTCCGTAGTCGATTTTAAGCCCGGCGAGCCTATCTCCCGTTATCTCTCATACTTCGTCTACGCAAGCGCTGGCGCAACCGCCCGCGGAGTCAGCGAGGTAGAGCAGTTCGACACCAGCATGTGCAAGCGCGCGAGTGGCAGCAAGATGTCCTGCACCAACTGCCATGATCCGCACTACACTCCTCTGGCTGCCGAGCGCGCCGCGTTTTATCGCGGCAAGTGTCTTGCCTGCCACAACCAGGCTGCCTTTGTGAAGGAGCATCATCCCGAGAACCTGGATTGCACTAGCTGCCATATGCCGCGCAGCAAAGCTCAAAATATTCCGCATGTGGCATGGACGGACCATCGCATTTTGCGACAGCCGAAGATGGATTTAGCGGATGTCAATCCTGCCCACCCCGATAACCTGGTGCCCATCTTCTCTCCCTCCGCAACGCCGCGAGATACGGCTCTGGCATATTACGCGGCCGCGATGGAAGGACACACAGACGACCGCGAGCGGGCCTACACGATGTTGACCGCGGCCCATCAGAATGATCCTGACGATGTACAAGTGTTGCGGTCGCTGGGCCTGCTCGCAGGAATGAGCGGGGATACGCAGCTTGCCGGGTCGCTCTTCCGCAACGTACTGAAGCTAAGCCCGACCGACCAGACCGCGGCATCGGATCTCGCGGTGCTTGAAGCGAAGACAGGAGACCTGCAAGGCGCGCTCGGACTGCTGCAGCCGGTCTTCAACCGTAATCAGGATTCACTGGGACTTGCCATGAATCTGGCTGCCGTCGAATGCTTGCTGGGCGACGGAACTGCAGCACGCTCCACGATTGAAACAGCGCTCAAGTACAACCCGGGCTCCCGCGAACTGACGAACCGGTTGAAGCAGACGAGTTCGTGTGCTGTAGCTCGTCCGAAATAG